In Streptomyces nojiriensis, the sequence TGGAAAGGAAAGCCCGGCCCGTTCTTTTGGGGGTTTCCCGGCAGTCTTCGTTCCTCCGGGGCGGGACGGTCGGTCAAGGGTGGAGCGCAGCGACATCGCGAAGCGACGCGACGAAGGAGCGCCCTTGAGGGGGCGGCCCGACCCGGAGACGATCGGACTGACGGGAAACCCCCACACGCATCCCTGATGCCGGTCGAGTGGCTCCCGCCCACCCCGAAGCCGCCGCCCGGCCTTGCGCCCCCCGCTCCCCCGCCGCCGAGGGGGGCGGGTGGGCAGCCACCGGCCCGGGGCACCGCGCCCGCGGGGGTGAAGGCCCCGCCCCGCCCCGCCCAGCGTCACAGGTGCGCTGCAAGGCGAGACGCCCAGGACGGGCTCCGCTCGGCGGCTCGTAGAATCGGCGGGTGGATACGACCCTGGATGACCCCCTCGTCGGGCGCGTGCTCGACGGCCGCTACCGCATCGACGCCCGCATCGCGGCCGGCGGCATGGCCACGGTCTACCGGGCCGTCGACACCCGCCTCGACCGCGTGCTCGCCCTGAAGGTGATGCACCCGGCCCTCGCCGCCGACGCCGCCTTCGTCGACCGGTTCATCCGCGAGGCGAAGTCCGTCGCCCGGCTCGCGCACCCGAACGTGGTCGCCGTCTTCGACCAGGGCACGGACGGGCCGTACGTGTACTTGGCCATGGAGTACGTCTCCGGCTGCACCCTGCGCGACGTGCTCCGCGAGCGCGGCGCGCTCCAGCCCCGGGCCGCCCTCGACATCCTCGAACCGGTCCTCGCCGCCCTCGGCGCCGCCCACCGGGCCGGCTTCGTCCACCGCGACATGAAGCCCGAGAACGTCCTGATCGGGGACGACGGCCGGGTGAAGGTCGCGGACTTCGGGCTGGTCCGGTCGGTCGACTCGGTGACCAACACCACCGGCTCCGTCCTCGGCACCGTCTCCTACCTGGCCCCCGAGCAGATCGAGAACGGGGTCGCCGACACCCGCGTGGACGTCTACGCCTGCGGTGTCGTCCTCTACGAGATGCTCACCGGCTCCAAGCCCCACGTCGGCGGCACCCCCGCGCAGGTGCTCTACCAGCACCTGCACGAGGACGTCCCGCCCCCGTCCGCCGTGGTCCCGGGGCTCGCCGTCGGGCTCGACGAGCTGGTCGCGCAGGCCGCCGCCCGCAATCCCGAGCTGCGTCCCTACGACGCGGCCGCCCTGCTCGGCCTCACCCGCGAGGCCCGCGCGCTGCTCAGCGACGCCGAGCTGGACGCCGTACCCCCGCAGGCGCGCGCCGAGGAGCGGTCGTCCGCCGAGGACCGTACGGGTGTGATCCCGCGCCCGGTGGCCGAGCAGCAGCCCGTGCAGCACACCTCCCGCCTGGAGATGCCCGCCTCGCCGCCCGCTCCGCCCGCGCAGCGGCCTCAGGCCCCCGCGCGGCGGCCCCGCCGCGGGGTGCTGCTCGTCGTCGCGGGCGTGCTGCTCGCGCTCGGGCTCGGGGCCGGCGTCTGGTACATCAGCTACGGGCAGTTCACCAAGGTCCCCAACCTGCTCGGCAAGACCGAGGCGCAGGCCCGCTCCCAGCTGTCCGCGGCCGGACTCGGGGTGAAGGGGGTGAACCGGAAGTTCAGCGACGCCTTCGACCGCGGGACGGTGATGAACACCGATCCCCCGGGCGGCCGACGGATCCGCGGCAACGACGCGGTGACCATCACCATCTCCCGCGGCCCCGAGGTCGTGGCCGTGCCGAACCTGAAGGGCCGGCCCCTGGAGGAGGCCAAGGCCGAGCTGACCCAGTCCGGG encodes:
- the pknB gene encoding Stk1 family PASTA domain-containing Ser/Thr kinase, which encodes MDTTLDDPLVGRVLDGRYRIDARIAAGGMATVYRAVDTRLDRVLALKVMHPALAADAAFVDRFIREAKSVARLAHPNVVAVFDQGTDGPYVYLAMEYVSGCTLRDVLRERGALQPRAALDILEPVLAALGAAHRAGFVHRDMKPENVLIGDDGRVKVADFGLVRSVDSVTNTTGSVLGTVSYLAPEQIENGVADTRVDVYACGVVLYEMLTGSKPHVGGTPAQVLYQHLHEDVPPPSAVVPGLAVGLDELVAQAAARNPELRPYDAAALLGLTREARALLSDAELDAVPPQARAEERSSAEDRTGVIPRPVAEQQPVQHTSRLEMPASPPAPPAQRPQAPARRPRRGVLLVVAGVLLALGLGAGVWYISYGQFTKVPNLLGKTEAQARSQLSAAGLGVKGVNRKFSDAFDRGTVMNTDPPGGRRIRGNDAVTITISRGPEVVAVPNLKGRPLEEAKAELTQSGLAPGMVTQAFSQDIAQGSVISTNPAGGEKRAPDTAVSLVVSKGRPVPVPSVTGLPVDQATAALEAQGLKAVTAPEQVNAPFAAGTVANQSIGAGTQAAAGETVTLTVSKGPRQIPVPNVTGQDVDAARKALEAAGFKVKVDRPLISFSNTIDTQSVPAGQNAPEGTTITIKTKGL